The segment CACTTTCTGCTTCATGCCGGTGCTGTACTCGCCGGCGCGCACATCCAGCGTGCGGCCCAACTCCAGCTGGTCGTCCAGCTGGGCAATGCGCGCCTCGGCAGTGTTCCCGTTCAGCCCGTACAGTCCCGCAAACGAGCGTAGCACCTCCCGGCCGGTGAGCCGGGCAGGCAGGCCCATCCCCCCGTTGACCACCCCGATCATGCGCCGGACCGCTTCGGGCTGCCGGGCCACATCGTGCTCCCCCACCCAGACATGCCCTGAGGTCGGGCTCAGAAGAGTTGCGAGGATACGTAACAGCGTGGTTTTTCCGGCCCCGTTGGGACCCAGCAGGCCAAACACCTCGCCTTCGCCGGCCGAGAACGACACCTCCTTGAGGGCCGTGAACTTTCCGTAGGTCTTGGTAACGTCCTGAATATCCAGCATGAGGCTCCTTGCGCGAAGACAAATCGTAATCTGCGTCCTCTTCCTTTACGTGCCAGACACCCTGAAGGTTTCAGTAAGGTGACGCAGGATGTGGCGACTACATGAGCATCTGGATGACGGTCCTTGTCGTCGCCTCATGCAAAATGAGAAAAAACCTGAATATAATAGGAAAGTTGCACACACGGGCCCCACTCCCGGAGCCCGCGGCGTCCCCGCTTCTCTTTTCCCCTTTTTCTGCGTCCGGGCCGAGTTCCAGTGGCCTGGTCTGTAGTCCCCCGGAGGCTTTCATGTTTAACCCCCCTACCCTGGAAGACCTGCAAGAAACCCGTCGCGCCAATGAGAAACTGGTTCTCAAGGCGCTGGAAAGCAAACCCGAATGGGTTGAGACCGAACTGGCCAAGACGACTGGTCTGGCCCTGTCGCACCTGCGCGCCGCACTGGCCAGCCTGCTGGACCAGGGCCGTGTACGCCGCCTGCCGGGAACCGGCACGCGCGCGGTCTATGGTCTGGCTGACCCTGGTCTGGCCGACGTGCCCGCCACCCCGCTGACGGCTGATGCCAAGCGGATTCGTGACTACCTGGAAGGCCGTGCCGACAGCGCGCTGTACATGAGTGAGCAGCTGCGCATGAGCCGCGAGGACATCATGACCGCGCTGAGCCTGC is part of the Deinococcus malanensis genome and harbors:
- a CDS encoding transcriptional regulator — encoded protein: MFNPPTLEDLQETRRANEKLVLKALESKPEWVETELAKTTGLALSHLRAALASLLDQGRVRRLPGTGTRAVYGLADPGLADVPATPLTADAKRIRDYLEGRADSALYMSEQLRMSREDIMTALSLLNAHGMITCTFVGSLVIFRLKETQALGQEQSAPEKATKKKQVA
- a CDS encoding ABC transporter ATP-binding protein, whose product is MLDIQDVTKTYGKFTALKEVSFSAGEGEVFGLLGPNGAGKTTLLRILATLLSPTSGHVWVGEHDVARQPEAVRRMIGVVNGGMGLPARLTGREVLRSFAGLYGLNGNTAEARIAQLDDQLELGRTLDVRAGEYSTGMKQKVVIARAVIHDPTVLILDEAASGLDIFARRTLLDFVHATRAPGRLTLYSTHVMSEAEEVCDRVAILHQGQLLTLGTISEILARTGQNNLEQAFFTLVRREDACAV